In Sporichthya polymorpha DSM 43042, a genomic segment contains:
- a CDS encoding ATP-binding cassette domain-containing protein: protein MIRTRGLTKRFGSFAAVDGVDLDVREGDIYGFLGPNGSGKTTVVRMLLGLVHATAGEIEVLGAPVPARVREVLPAVGALVEGPAAYGHLSGRRNLALLDAAGPGSRRASRAGRVDDALARVGLGGIDNRPVRAYSLGMRQRLGLAAALLVPRQLLVLDEPTNGLDPGGIGEVRSLLAELHAAGTTVFMSSHLLAEIEATCDRVGVLDRGRLLVEDSLAALRAPTGRVIVETPDPDVAVAALDGRVEEWIGDRLAVRADDPAELTAHLVGRGVRVIGVAVERRTLEDVVLSMVGAGSDRVDR, encoded by the coding sequence GTGATCCGCACCCGCGGGCTGACGAAGCGATTCGGCAGCTTTGCCGCCGTCGACGGGGTGGACCTCGACGTCCGTGAGGGCGACATCTACGGGTTCCTCGGCCCCAACGGGTCCGGCAAGACGACGGTCGTGCGGATGCTGCTCGGCCTCGTCCACGCGACCGCGGGGGAGATCGAGGTGCTGGGCGCTCCGGTGCCGGCCCGGGTGCGTGAGGTGCTGCCCGCCGTCGGGGCGCTCGTCGAGGGGCCGGCGGCCTACGGGCACCTGTCCGGGCGGCGGAACCTCGCGCTGCTGGACGCGGCGGGGCCGGGCAGCCGGCGCGCGTCGCGGGCGGGCCGGGTGGACGACGCACTGGCCCGCGTCGGGCTCGGCGGCATCGACAACCGGCCCGTGCGGGCGTACTCGCTCGGTATGCGACAGCGGCTCGGCCTCGCGGCGGCGCTGCTGGTGCCGCGGCAACTGCTCGTCCTCGACGAGCCGACCAACGGCCTCGACCCGGGCGGCATCGGCGAGGTGCGCTCGCTGCTCGCGGAGCTGCACGCCGCCGGGACGACGGTGTTCATGTCCTCGCACCTGCTCGCGGAGATCGAGGCGACCTGCGACCGCGTCGGCGTCCTCGACCGCGGGCGGCTGCTCGTCGAGGACTCGCTGGCGGCGTTGCGGGCTCCGACGGGGCGCGTGATCGTCGAGACGCCGGACCCGGACGTGGCGGTCGCCGCCCTCGACGGCCGGGTCGAGGAGTGGATCGGCGACCGGCTCGCGGTCCGCGCCGACGACCCGGCGGAACTGACGGCTCATCTGGTCGGGCGCGGGGTCCGGGTCATCGGCGTCGCGGTGGAGCGACGGACGCTCGAGGACGTCGTGCTCTCCATGGTCGGT